Genomic segment of Shewanella sp. OMA3-2:
ACGGTGATGTCACGGGTCAGGGTTTGACCGGCCGTTAATGACTGCACATCAATGTGGCTGTTGTTTAGGGTATAGCTCCAGTTACCGCTCGCATCAATCGAGAAGCTACCAAAGTTGCCGTCGGCGACATTGGTTTGCACTTGGAATACCGCTTCACCGGCATCCACATCGGTGACGGTTAAGGTGCCAGAGACCATTTCAACGGTGGCGTTATCAGTATCGGTTGCCCCATCTTCAGTGACGGTACCCGCATCGCTGTCGCCATTACCTAAGTTAACGGTAATGTCAGCGGGGTCGTTGGCGCCGACAATGGTAATAGTCACAGTGTGAGTGGCCGTGCCATCGGCGGAGGTGACGGTGATGTCACGGGTCAGGGTTTGACCGGCCGTTAATGACTGCACATCAATGTGGCTGTTGTTTAGGGTATAGCTCCAGTTACCGCTCGCATCAATCGAGAAGCTACCAAAGTTGCCGTCGGCGACATTGGTTTGCACCTGGAATACCGCTTCACCGGCATCCACATCGGTGACGGTTAAGGTGCCAGAGACCATTTCAACGGTGGCGTTATCAGTATCGGTTGCCCCATCTTCAGTGACGGTACCCGCATCGCTGTCGCCATTACCTAAGTTAACGGTAATGTCAGCGGGGTCGTTGGCGCCGACAATGGTAATAGTCACAGTGTGAGTGGCCGTGCCATCGGCGGAGGTGACGGTGATGTCACGGGTCAGGGTTTGACCGGCCGTTAATGACTGCACATCAATGTGGCTGTTGTTTAGGGTATAGCTCCAGTTACCGCTCGCATCAATCGAGAAGCTACCAAAGTTGCCGTCGGCGACATTGGTTTGCACCTGGAATACCGCTTCACCGGCATCCACATCGGTGACGGTTAAGGTGCCAGAGACCATTTCAACGGTGGCGTTATCAGTATCGGTTGCCCCATCTTCAGTGACGGTACCCGCATCGCTGTCGCCATTACCTAAGTTAACGGTAATGTCAGCGGGGTCGTTGGCGCCGACAATGGTAATAGTCACAGTGTGAGTGGCCGTGCCATCGGCGGAGGTGACGGTGATGTCACGGGTCAGGGTTTGACCGGCCGTTAATGACTGCACATCAATGTGGCTGTTGTTTAGGGTATAGCTCCAGTTACCGCTCGCATCAATCGAGAAGCTACCAAAGTTGCCGTCGGCGACATTGGTTTGCACCTGGAATACCGCTTCACCGGCATCCACATCGGTGACGGTTAAGGTGCCAGAGACCATTTCAACGGTGGCGTTATCAGTATCGGTTGCCCCATCTTCAGTGACGGTACCCGCATCGCTGTCGCCATTACCTAAGTTAACGGTAATGTCAGCGGGGTCGTTGGCGCCGACAATGGTAATAGTCACAGTGTGAGTGGCCGTGCCATCGGCGGAGGTGACGGTGATGTCACGGGTCAGGGTTTGACCGGCCGTTAATGACTGCACATCAATGTGGCTGTTGTTTAGGGTATAGCTCCAGTTACCGCTCGCATCAATCGAGAAGCTACCAAAGTTGCCGTCGGCGACATTGGTTTGCACCTGGAATACCGCTTCACCGGCATCCACATCGGTGACGGTTAAGGTGCCAGAGACCATTTCAACGGTGGCGTTATCAGTATCGGTTGCCCCATCTTCAGTGACGGTACCCGCATCGCTGTCGCCATTACCTAAGTTAACGGTAATGTCAGCGGGGTCGTTGGCGCCGACAATGGTAATAGTCACAGTGTGAGTGGCCGTGCCATCGGCGGAGGTGACGGTGATGTCACGGGTCAGGGTTTGACCGGCCGTTAATGACTGCACATCAATGTGGCTGTTGTTTAGGGTATAGCTCCAGTTACCGCTCGCATCAATCGAGAAGCTACCAAAGTTGCCGTCGGCGACATTGGTTTGCACTTGGAATACCGCTTCACCGGCATCCACATCGGTGACGGTTAAGGTGCCAGAGACCATTTCAACGGTGGCGTTATCAGTATCGGTTGCCCCATCTTCAGTGACGGTACCCGCATCGCTGTCGCCATTACCTAAGTTAACGGTAATGTCAGCGGGGTCGTTGGCGCCGACAATGGTAATAGTCACAGTGTGAGTGGCCGTGCCATCGGCGGAGGTGACGGTGATGTCACGGGTCAGGGTTTGACCGGCCGTTAATGACTGCACATCAATGTGGCTGTTGTTTAGGGTATAGCTCCAGTTACCGCTCGCATCAATCGAGAAGCTACCAAAGTTGCCGTCGGCGACATTGGTTTGCACTTGGAATACCGCTTCACCGGCATCCACATCGGTGACGGTTAAGGTGCCAGAGACCATTTCAACGGTGGCGTTATCAGTATCGGTTGCCCCATCTTCAGTGACGGTACCCGCATCGCTGTCGCCATTACCTAAGTTAACGGTAATGTCAGCGGGGTCGTTGGCGCCGACAATGGTAATAGTCACAGTGTGAGTGGCCGTGCCATCGGCGGAGGTGACGGTGATGTCACGGGTCAGGGTTTGACCGGCCGTTAATGACTGCACATCAATGTGGCTGTTGTTTAGGGTATAGCTCCAGTTACCGCTCGCATCAATCGAGAAGCTACCAAAGTTGCCGTCGGCGACATTGGTTTGCACCTGGAATACCGCTTCACCGGCATCCACATCGGTGACGGTTAAGGTGCCAGAGACCATTTCAACGGTGGCGTTATCAGTATCGGTTGCCCCATCTTCAGTGACGGTACCCGCATCGCTGTCGCCATTACCTAAGTTAACGGTAATGTCAGCGGGGTCGTTGGCGCCGACAATGGTAATAGTCACAGTGTGAGTGGCCGTGCCATCGGCGGAGGTGACGGTGATGTCACGGGTCAGGGTTTGACCGGCCGTTAATGACTGCACATCAATGTGGCTGTTGTTTAGGGTATAGCTCCAGTTACCGCTCGCATCAATCGAGAAGCTACCAAAGTTGCCGTCGGCGACATTGGTTTGCACCTGGAATACCGCTTCGCCGGCATCCACATCGGTGACGGTTAAGGTGCCAGAGACCATTTCAACGGTGGCATTATCTGTATCGGTTGTCCCATCTTCAGTGACGGTACCCGCATCGCTGTCGCCATTACCTAAGTTAACGGTAATGTCAGCGGGGTCGTTGGCGCCGACAATGGTAATGGTCACAGTGTGAGTGGCCGTGCCATCGGCGGAGGTGACGGTGATGTCACGGGTCAGGGTTTGACCGGCCGTTAATGACTGCACATCAATGTGGCTGTTGTTTAGGGTATAGCTCCAGTTACCGCTCGCATCAATCGAGAAGCTACCAAAGTTGCCGTCGGCGACATTGGTTTGCACCTGGAATACCGCTTCACCGGCATCCACATCGGTGACGGTTAAGGTGCCAGAGACCATTTCAACGGTGGCGTTATCAGTATCGGTTGCCCCATCTTCAGTGACGGTACCCGCATCGCTGTCGCCATTACCTAAGTTAACGGTAATGTCAGCGGGGTCGTTGGCGCCGACAATGGTAATAGTCACAGTGTGAGTGGCCGTGCCATCGGCGGAGGTGACGGTGATGTCACGGGTCAGGGTTTGACCGGCCGTTAATGACTGCACATCAATGTGGCTGTTGTTTAGGGTATAGCTCCAGTTACCGCTCGCATCAATCGAGAAGCTACCAAAGTTGCCGTCGGCGACATTGGTTTGCACTTGGAATACCGCTTCACCGGCATCCACATCGGTGACGGTTAAGGTGCCAGAGACCATTTCAACGGTGGCGTTATCAGTATCGGTTGCCCCATCTTCAGTGACGGTACCCGCATCGCTGTCGCCATTACCTAAGTTAACGGTAATGTCAGCGGGGTCGTTGGCGCCGACAATGGTAATAGTCACAGTGTGAGTGGCCGTGCCATCGGCGGAGGTGACGGTGATGTCACGGGTCAGGGTTTGACCGGCCGTTAATGACTGCACATCAATGTGGCTGTTGTTTAGGGTATAGCTCCAGTTACCGCTCGCATCAATCGAGAAGCTACCAAAGTTGCCGTCGGCGACATTGGTTTGCACCTGGAATACCGCTTCACCGGCATCCACATCGGTGACGGTTAAGGTGCCAGAGACCATTTCAACGGTGGCGTTATCAGTATCGGTTGCCCCATCTTCAGTGACGGTACCCGCATCGCTGTCGCCATTACCTAAGTTAACGGTAATGTCAGCGGGGTCGTTGGCGCCGACAATGGTAATAGTCACAGTGTGAGTGGCCGTGCCATCGGCGGAGGTGACGGTGATGTCACGGGTCAGGGTTTGACCGGCCGTTAATGACTGCACATCAATGTGGCTGTTGTTTAGGGTATAGCTCCAGTTACCGCTCGCATCAATCGAGAAGCTACCAAAGTTGCCGTCGGCGACATTGGTTTGCACCTGGAATACCGCTTCACCGGCATCCACATCGGTGACGGTTAAGGTGCCAGAGACCATTTCAACGGTGGCGTTATCAGTATCGGTTGCCCCATCTTCAGTGACGGTACCCGCATCGCTGTCGCCATTACCTAAGTTAACGGTAATGTCAGCGGGGTCGTTGGCGCCGACAATGGTAATAGTCACAGTGTGAGTGGCCGTGCCATCGGCGGAGGTGACGGTGATGTCACGGGTCAGGGTTTGACCGGCCGTTAATGACTGCACATCAATGTGGCTGTTGTTTAGGGTATAGCTCCAGTTACCGCTCGCATCAATCGAGAAGCTACCAAAGTTGCCGTCGGCGACATTGGTTTGCACCTGGAATACCGCTTCACCGGCATCCACATCGGTGACGGTTAAGGTGCCAGAGACCATTTCAACGGTGGCGTTATCAGTATCGGTTGCCCCATCTTCAGTGACGGTACCCGCATCGCTGTCGCCATTACCTAAGTTAACGGTAATGTCAGCGGGGTCGTTGGCGCCGACAATGGTAATAGTCACAGTGTGAGTGGCCGTGCCATCGGCGGAGGTGACGGTGATGTCACGGGTCAGGGTTTGACCGGCCGTTAATGACTGCACATCAATGTGGCTGTTGTTTAGGGTATAGCTCCAGTTACCGCTCGCATCAATCGAGAAGCTACCAAAGTTGCCGTCGGCGACATTGGTTTGCACCTGGAATACCGCTTCACCGGCATCCACATCGGTGACGGTTAAGGTGCCAGAGACCATTTCAACGGTGGCATTATCTGTATCGGTTGCCCCATCTTCAGTGACGGTACCTGCATCGCTGTCGCCATTACCTAAGTTAACGGTAATGTCAGCGGGGTCGTTGGCGCCGACAATGGTAATGGTCACAGTGTGAGTGGCCGTGCCATCGGCGGAGGTGACGGTGATGTCACGGGTCAGGGTTTGACCGGCCGTTAATGACTGCACATCAATGTGGCTGTTGTTTAGGGTATAGCTCCAGTTACCGCTCGCATCAATCGAGAAGCTACCAAAGTTGCCGTCGGCGACATTGGTTTGCACCTGGAATACCGCTTCACCGGCATCCACATCGGTGACGGTTAAGGTGCCAGAGACCATTTCAACGGTGGCATTATCAGTATCGGTTGCCCCATCTTCAGTGACGGTACCTTGATCATTTACCGGAGTAATAGTTGCTTGATCTGGTTCAGGGGTAACAGTAATGGTCAGTGTCGCGGTGACACCTGTATTGGTTGTATAGGTGATAACAGGAACTTGCCCATTCCAATCAGCGTTGGGTGTGAATGAATATGACCCATCTGAATTTAGGGTTAATACACCTTCTAATAAAGCAACACTACTACCTGCTTGGTAGATTGTTTGATCACCAGCTAGAGTGTAACTTTGAACGGTTAACGTTGAATCAATATCAGTATCATTATCGAGAACATTACCTACCGCAACAGTATCTTCTTTTACAGAAATAATATCATTAACTGCTGTTGTAGGATCATTTTCAGGGGTAACTGAAATTGTTAATGTAGCAGTTGCACCTGTATTGGTTGTATAAGTAATTATCGGCAGCGTGCCATTCCAATTTGTTGCAGGAGTGAAGCTATAACTGCCATCTGCATTTAGCTGTAAAGTGCCATTTTCTACAGTGACAGATTCACCCGCGGCATAAGTCGTGCTATCACCTTCAATAGAGAAGCTTATTACAGTTAATGTCGAGTCTGGATCGCTATCATTTAACAATACATTACCCGTTGCAATAACGTCTTCTTCAACAGAATTTGTGTCATTTAAAGCAATGGTTGGATCATCAACAGGTACAACATTGATTGTTAATGTTGCAGTATCACCTGTATTTGTAGTGTAAGTGACAATAGGAAGCTGACCATTCCAGTTCTCATTTGGTGTAAAGCTGTAACTGCCATCTACATTTATAATTAATGTGCCACCAATCACTGTAGCTTGCTGACCTGCATTATAGATTTGGCCATCAACTTCAAAGCTTGTAACTTCAAGTGTAGAGTCAATATCTTGATCGTTATCAAGTACATTACCTGTCGCAATAGTATCTTCGGCCACGGTATTGGTATCATTCGATAATACGGCGTCATTATCGACAGGAGTCACGTTAATCGTTAATGTTGCCGTTGCACCTGTGTTTGTGGTGTAAGTGATTGTTGGTACTTGACCATTCCAACTTGAATTAGGTGTAAAACTATATGTGCCATCTTCATTGATAATTAATACGCCACCATCAATATTGACAGCTGAACCAGGGGCATAAGTACTGCCCTCAATTTCAAAGCTGGTAACAGTAAGAGTTGAGTCAACATCAGTATCATTGTCTAGTACATTTCCTGTGGCTGTCTGCCCCTCAGATATGGTGTTAGTATCGTTTACTGCACTTGAAGGGTCGTCAACCGGTGTAATTTCAATGGTTAATGTTGCGGTTGCGCCAGTATTGGTGGTGTAGGTGATAACCGGTACTTGACCGTTCCAATTGTCATTTGGGGTGAAAGTATAAGAACCATCAGCATTGATGATTAATACACCGCCCTCGAGAACGACTTCAGTACCAGTTGGATAGGTCTCACCGTTAATGTCAAAACTGACCACAGTAAGATCAGAATCTGGATCGTTGTCGTTATCTAATACATTACCTGATACTGGTGTATCTTCAGCAGCGACAACAGCATCATTTTCGGTCACCGTAGGATCGTCAACCGGTGTAATTTCAATGGTTAATGTTGCGGTTGCGCCAGTATTGGTGGTGTAGGTAATAACCGGAACTTGACCGTTCCAATTGTCATTTGGGGTGAAAGTATAAGAACCATCAGCATTGATGATTAATACGCCGCCCTCAAGAACGACTTCAGTACCAGCTGGATAGGTTTCACCGTTAATGTCAAAACTGACCACAGTAAGATCAGAATCTGGATCGTAGTCGTTATCTAATACATTACCTGACACTGGTGTATCTTCAGCAGCGACAACTGCATCATTTTCGGTCACCGTAGGATCGTCAACCGGTGTAATTTCAATGGTTAATGTTGCGGTTGCGCCAGTATTGGTGGTGTAGGTGATAACCGGTACTTGACCGTTCCAATTGTCATTTGGGGTGAAAGTATAAGAACCATCAGCATTGATGATTAATACACCGCCCTCGAGAACGACTTCAGTACCAGTTGGATAGGTCTCACCGTTAATGTCAAAACTGACCACAGTAAGATCAGAATCTGGATCGTTGTCGTTATCTAATACATTACCTGATACTGGTGTATCTTCAGCAGCGACAACAGCATCATTTTCGGTCACCGTAGGATCGTCAACCGGTGTAATTTCAATGGTTAATGTTGCGGTTGCGCCAGTATTGGTGGTGTAGGTAATAATCGGTACTTCACCGTTCCAATTGTCATTTGGGGTGAAAGTATAAGAACCATCAGCATTGATGATTAATACGCCGCCCTCAAGAACGACTTCAGTACCAGCTGGATAGGTCTCACCATCAATGTCAAAGGAAACGATTGATAATTCCGTGTCAGGATCGATATCATTTTCGAGTAGGTTACCAGCTACAATTTGGCCTTCAGCAACGATTTGGGTGTCGTTAACTAATACAGAAGGTATATCTTCTGGTGTAATGGTTCTTTCTTCAATAATTGAAGGAGGAGTAGCGGGTTGGGCCGCTGTATTAAAGCTAGAATTCGCGATGGTTTCATCAGCAGAACGATCTACTCTGATAAAACTACCGCCTTCATTACCTGTCGGTGTACCAGCGGCCGTTTCAGGAAGGTCGACAGTTGGATCTTCACCCGATGCTATCAAAGCTTGTAATGCTTCTATTTCATCCAGTGCTGCAAGGTTAGTGATGTCATCATTTAACTCGGGTTGAGCTGTAGAAATACCATCTTGAGAGAAAACGGTGTCATCATCAAAGGTAATAACAAAACGTGCGTTGTCATCAAAAATTAATAAACTCGCTTCGGGAATTGTTTGCCGGGCTGTAAAATGGTTAATTGATTACCTGCAGATACACTGATTTGGCTTTGCGTTTCAGTTAATATACCTGCTTTCGGTGTTGTTATTGTACCCATTAATTAGCTCCCAACAGCTATTCCTGACTCGGAATTATTCAATACATTATAGACTTAGCATAACAGTGTAATATTTTTGTACTTTTACAACATTGCACACTAACCCAGATTTAACAATTCTAACCCAAAAATACTCGGAATGTCAATTTTTTGACGTTGGCGAGATGAACTTAACTTACTGAAATATTTTTGAAAAGAGGAAAGAACTGTCCATATATCATTCAAAGACGTATTTAAAAATGATATAAAGTAAGGGTTAAAGGCTGATATCGTTTTATGAATAATGTACGGTAAATTCAACATGATGTTGCATAAAGCTGTTATTAGAATCACAGTCTAATTTGCTAAGTGTTTGGCAATAAGTTATCAAAGTTTAGTTTACTTTAGTGTGACTAGAGCGAAACAATACAAAAAAGCCTGCAAGTTTATGCAGGCTTTATGGCAAATATAATAATCTAAGTTGCTGGTTGCTGGTTGCTGGTTGCTGGTTGCTAGTGACTAGAGTTTACCGCATGACGATAGCTTTGCATTGCCATGGTATTATCACCCAGTTGCTCTTGCACTTGCGCTAAAGCTAACCATCTAGCGCGACTAGGTGCAATTTGACAGGCATTGTACCAATGTATTTTGGCTTGTTTAAAATCACGAGTTTGTAAGGCTAATTTTGCTAAGCATTCTTGGTAACCGACAAGGTTTTCATGGGTTTGTTCAAATTTGCTGAGTAATTTTCGAATATCACTATCATGCGCTGTGGCTATTTCAGCAACAGCCTCGAATAAGGGCTCAACAGGATTAGACTTTAATTGTTTTGATAATAGCTTTAATGCTTCATCTCTACGTTGTAACTTACATAATCCATAAAGGTATGCAATTAAGGTCTGAGTCTGATTTCGCTCAGATTTACTTAACCACCCCCAACATTTATCGAGCTCGCTCGCCGTTTTATCAGCAGCTTGATTAATTAAGTTAACATTAGCTTGAGTCGTTATTTCGATGATTTCTTCATCAGAATAGACATGTCGTTTCGCTAAAGTAGGCATGATTAATTTCAGCGCAGCCCAATCTTGCTGAGCTAGATATAAATCTGCTGCCAGTTTTATCACCGAGTCTTTGCTTTTGCTTGTAGGCTCAAGTTCATTGAGCAGAGTGCGGGCTTGAGTTAATTCACCTTGTTTCAATAAATAGCGTGTACGAGTTGTTAATGCAGCCGTTTTGGCTAAAGGATCCAATTGTGCTTTAGCAAGGTAATCATCGCGTTCGGTGATTTTATGTTGATGTTGCGCAGCTCGTGCTGCTGCAAAATAATTAAGTGCTGGTAGTTCGCCATTTTCAGCACCTTTGATCATCGCTTTTTCGGCGGTTGGCCAATCTTCTTCTGCTAAGGCCAATGCACCCATTAAGGTTTGCTTTTTGGCTTTTTTACTACGCCAACGTTCAGGTAAATAGCGACTGCTTAACACTAAAGTTAATAGCAATACTAAGACTCTTTTAGTCAACGCAAGGCCAATATAAAAAGCGATTAATGCAAATAAGCCAAAAGCTAAACTGGTTTCTATTTGATAGTCCCATATTGCAATATAGATATAGCCTTTGGTTTCTAAAAGATACGGCGTGACACACAAACCTAACAGAATGATAATCACATAAGCCAACATTTTTATCATAGTGCTGGCTCCTCTTCAGGCATCATTTTTCCGTAAGTCATTAACTGTTGTAACAGCGGTGTAGATTTAAACTGATAAGCATTAACAGATTCAATAGAAAGCTGTGATAACTCTTCAAGCTCAGCAAGCGTATTTTGGGTTCGACGATCTTTGTTATCAAAATACTGTTTTACCCAACGATGAGCATAATCAATAGCACTGTGATAACCCTGTTGATCATAGTTGTGCAACGAAAACTGAGCTTGTAACAATTTTAGGCGTACATTTTCGACTAAATACCATTGTTGCTCTAATGGTAGTAGTGGCTCTAAGTCAGTCGTGCGCTCGCGAATAGTAATAAAACCTGCAATAAATTGCTTAAATGACTTAGATAAATTCGTTTGCCAGTCATCAATGGAATCAGATAGCGGTTCAGCTAATTGATCCACAGTTAAATCTGTGTCAGCTTGATTTAAGGGGAGGTTAGCCACTTGGTCTATTACGGCATCAATGGCATAAACTGACCCTGCGACATCGGTTGCTTTAATCGAACGAGTTGCGGCAATATCCAGTGCAATGGCTTTACGAAGTTGATGTAATGCGGGATCTTTCATTGCTTCAATGCGGTTATCAGCCGACTGCAATAAGCTAGCAGCCGTTTGAGGATCTTTTTCAAGCCAGAGTTTTCTACTTGCCATACGCACTAGATAATCAGCTTCAGACGCCATCCAATGGTTTGGGCTACGTTGGGCGACGACTGCCACTCGCTCTTGTAGTTGTTTCTGAGCCTGTTGTAGCACAGCCAGCTGCTGATAAGCTTTAGCATCATTAGTTTGTTGCTGTTCTAATTGGGCAATACGCTGGCTTGGCCCGGAGAGTGACTGCAGCAACTCTTGCTTTAGTTTTTGATTGTTTGTTTCAAGCACAGTTAATTCAACGGCTAGCTCTTGTTGCTGGTCTTGTTGTGAGTTGAGCTGTAAATAAAGCCAATAACAACCTGCAATAGCAGTACCTGCAGCAAGCCAACTAATAAAAATACTTAATCGAATCCACCATGAGCTGCGTAATTTTCGGTGGCGACTTGAAGGACCAGGTTGACGCTTTAGCGCAGGAGAGGCAGCTTTTGCTGCTTGAGGTGAGTCGCCCTTTGCCTGAGGTTTAGATACTAGATCATGAGTATCAACGTCAGTGGATTCGAGTTTGTTATTTTCCATGAACAGTCCTTGAAAGCAAAATACGACAAATTGACGGTGAGAGTCTCACTATCATTAAACAGTGTTAACGGGTGAAATTACGCTGTTAAACCTAATGCAGCAAGTGTTGCTTGAGTATTTGCTCCATTTGCATTAGTTACTCTGTGTAAACCTAGTGCATTTGCCTGTAATTTCACACGATTACTTGGCACTATGATATGACATGAATCTAACCATGCAAATAACTCTTTTGGAATTAATGCAATTAAATTGGTTAATATCTCACCGCTAGTGACCACAATTGTGTCGATACCGAAATCTACCCACTGTGGAAAAACCTGTAGATTATCGAATGTTGGACATGAACGTTGGTATACATCCCAATAGCTGACATCAGCCCCACGTAGTGCAAGTTGTTCAGCGATTGTTTCACGTCCACCAGAGCCGCGACAAATAATAATAGATTGTTTATTAATATGTTGCAGTTGCGGCAGCGACAAAAGGCCTTCACTGTCTTGGCTATTTTCTGGGGCAGAAAATACTGGCAAATTATACTGTTTTAATGTATCGGCTGTGGCTTGACCTACGGCAAAGTAATGGCATTGAGTGGGCAATACGTGATGACATTTTTCTACGGTAAATTTGACTGCATTAGTGCTAATAAAAATTAGCTTATCAGCGTTATTAAAAAAATCTGGAGGCGGGAGATTAGTCGCTTCTACGCTTAAAAGGGGAGTGACTATATGAGCAACTTGATAGTAATCAAGTTGCTCGATCATATCTTGATTACGACCTTCTGGACGCGTCAGCAAGACTTTCATATTTTAGCCGCTACTGGGCGTAAACAGCATCAAGAATGGCTTTAGCACCACGGCTTAATAAGTCATCAGCGAGCGCCTGGCCAAGCTCGGTAGCGTGTGTTTTATCACCTACAACCTGACCAGTAATCACCTGACTTCCATCAGGATTACCGACTAAACCACGCAGCGTTAAAGTATCGCCGACAATTTCGGCATAGGCACCAATAGGCACCTGGCAACCCCCTTCTAAGCGTGTATTCATTGCGCGTTCTGCTAGTACGCGATAACGGGTTTCTAAATGCTCAAGTGGCGCTAACAAGTTTGTCACGCGCTCGTCATTAGTGCGACACTCAATCCCCACAGCACCTTGGCCGTTTGCTGGTAATGACTCTTCAGCAGAAATAAAACTTGCGATACGTTGTGCCAATTTAAGGCGGATTAAACCTGCTGCAGCAAGAATAATAGCATCATAGTCACCACTATCTAGTTTAGCCAAACGGGTACCGACATTA
This window contains:
- a CDS encoding uroporphyrinogen-III C-methyltransferase, which produces MENNKLESTDVDTHDLVSKPQAKGDSPQAAKAASPALKRQPGPSSRHRKLRSSWWIRLSIFISWLAAGTAIAGCYWLYLQLNSQQDQQQELAVELTVLETNNQKLKQELLQSLSGPSQRIAQLEQQQTNDAKAYQQLAVLQQAQKQLQERVAVVAQRSPNHWMASEADYLVRMASRKLWLEKDPQTAASLLQSADNRIEAMKDPALHQLRKAIALDIAATRSIKATDVAGSVYAIDAVIDQVANLPLNQADTDLTVDQLAEPLSDSIDDWQTNLSKSFKQFIAGFITIRERTTDLEPLLPLEQQWYLVENVRLKLLQAQFSLHNYDQQGYHSAIDYAHRWVKQYFDNKDRRTQNTLAELEELSQLSIESVNAYQFKSTPLLQQLMTYGKMMPEEEPAL
- a CDS encoding uroporphyrinogen-III synthase; its protein translation is MKVLLTRPEGRNQDMIEQLDYYQVAHIVTPLLSVEATNLPPPDFFNNADKLIFISTNAVKFTVEKCHHVLPTQCHYFAVGQATADTLKQYNLPVFSAPENSQDSEGLLSLPQLQHINKQSIIICRGSGGRETIAEQLALRGADVSYWDVYQRSCPTFDNLQVFPQWVDFGIDTIVVTSGEILTNLIALIPKELFAWLDSCHIIVPSNRVKLQANALGLHRVTNANGANTQATLAALGLTA
- the hemC gene encoding hydroxymethylbilane synthase, which produces MSENTIRIATRKSPLAMWQAEFVKAELERIHPSLIVELLPMSTKGDVMLDTPLAKVGGKGLFVKELEVAIMEGRADIAVHSMKDVPVDFPEGLGLQVICEREDPRDAFVSNSYKTIQQLPQGAVVGTSSLRRQCQIRAARPDLVIKDLRGNVGTRLAKLDSGDYDAIILAAAGLIRLKLAQRIASFISAEESLPANGQGAVGIECRTNDERVTNLLAPLEHLETRYRVLAERAMNTRLEGGCQVPIGAYAEIVGDTLTLRGLVGNPDGSQVITGQVVGDKTHATELGQALADDLLSRGAKAILDAVYAQ
- a CDS encoding heme biosynthesis HemY N-terminal domain-containing protein; protein product: MIKMLAYVIIILLGLCVTPYLLETKGYIYIAIWDYQIETSLAFGLFALIAFYIGLALTKRVLVLLLTLVLSSRYLPERWRSKKAKKQTLMGALALAEEDWPTAEKAMIKGAENGELPALNYFAAARAAQHQHKITERDDYLAKAQLDPLAKTAALTTRTRYLLKQGELTQARTLLNELEPTSKSKDSVIKLAADLYLAQQDWAALKLIMPTLAKRHVYSDEEIIEITTQANVNLINQAADKTASELDKCWGWLSKSERNQTQTLIAYLYGLCKLQRRDEALKLLSKQLKSNPVEPLFEAVAEIATAHDSDIRKLLSKFEQTHENLVGYQECLAKLALQTRDFKQAKIHWYNACQIAPSRARWLALAQVQEQLGDNTMAMQSYRHAVNSSH